In Streptomyces sp. SN-593, a single genomic region encodes these proteins:
- a CDS encoding MFS transporter, with protein sequence MPEELVTPEPPPPPCREQPDTSRAPAADGGDGGDGGSTPPGGVSPALTLVAALIGFFLVTLDASVVNVALPAMGRELHGGLAALQWVVDGYTLAFASLMLSTGALSDRVGASRAFAAGTAVFTAASVACGLAPDLVLLVAARVVQGGAAAVVLPSSLALVRQAFPDARRRARAIAVWAAGGSVAVALGPVAGGALTTAWSWRAVFFVNLPVGVAALALSARVARSARRPAPLDLPGQATAVVALAALTYAVIEGGAAGAAAGAVGALALAGFLVIEARHPHPVVPLGLFRNGAAATAIASGAAVTFGFFGGVFVLSLFFQQVRGQSALTAGLMFLPMTLVISVMNVLSGRITNRYGPRVPMLVGQSGAVVGLLVLLPVGAGTPAVLTAVAMVPLSLGAALAVPALTAAAMGAVPAERAGMAAGVLNAGRQVAGALSVAVFGTLVGDGTHFVAGMRRGLLIAAVLLAGAALATACGLRGARDEPAGAEGRKLGGGRA encoded by the coding sequence ATGCCAGAGGAACTCGTCACACCCGAACCCCCGCCCCCGCCGTGCCGGGAGCAACCGGACACCTCCCGTGCGCCGGCCGCCGACGGCGGCGACGGCGGCGACGGCGGCAGCACGCCGCCGGGTGGCGTCTCCCCCGCGCTGACCCTGGTCGCCGCGCTGATCGGGTTCTTCCTGGTCACCCTCGACGCCTCGGTGGTGAACGTCGCCCTCCCGGCCATGGGCCGCGAACTGCACGGCGGCCTGGCCGCGTTGCAGTGGGTGGTGGACGGCTACACGCTCGCCTTCGCGTCGCTGATGCTGTCCACCGGGGCGCTGTCGGACCGGGTCGGCGCGAGCCGCGCGTTCGCGGCCGGGACGGCGGTGTTCACCGCCGCGTCCGTGGCGTGCGGGCTGGCGCCCGACCTGGTGCTGCTGGTGGCGGCGCGGGTGGTGCAGGGCGGCGCGGCGGCCGTGGTGCTGCCCTCCTCGCTGGCGCTGGTCCGGCAGGCGTTCCCGGACGCCCGGCGGCGGGCGCGGGCCATCGCGGTGTGGGCGGCGGGCGGGTCGGTCGCGGTGGCGCTCGGCCCGGTGGCCGGCGGCGCGCTGACCACGGCGTGGAGCTGGCGGGCGGTCTTCTTCGTCAACCTGCCGGTGGGCGTGGCCGCGTTGGCGCTGTCGGCCCGGGTGGCCCGCTCGGCGAGGCGTCCGGCGCCGCTGGACCTGCCGGGGCAGGCCACCGCGGTGGTGGCGCTGGCCGCGCTGACCTACGCGGTGATCGAGGGCGGCGCCGCGGGCGCGGCGGCGGGCGCCGTCGGCGCGCTCGCGCTGGCCGGGTTCCTGGTGATCGAGGCCCGGCACCCGCACCCGGTGGTGCCGCTCGGGCTGTTCCGCAACGGCGCCGCGGCGACGGCGATCGCCTCGGGCGCCGCGGTCACGTTCGGGTTCTTCGGCGGGGTCTTCGTGCTCAGCCTGTTCTTCCAGCAGGTGCGCGGCCAGTCGGCGCTGACCGCCGGGCTGATGTTCCTGCCGATGACGCTGGTGATCTCGGTGATGAACGTGCTCTCGGGCAGGATCACCAACCGCTACGGCCCCCGGGTGCCGATGCTGGTCGGGCAGAGCGGGGCGGTGGTCGGGCTGCTGGTGCTGCTTCCGGTGGGCGCGGGCACGCCGGCGGTGCTGACCGCGGTCGCGATGGTGCCGCTCAGCCTCGGGGCGGCGCTGGCGGTGCCGGCGCTCACGGCCGCGGCGATGGGGGCGGTGCCCGCCGAGCGGGCCGGGATGGCGGCCGGCGTGCTCAACGCCGGCCGCCAGGTCGCGGGTGCGCTCAGCGTGGCGGTCTTCGGCACGCTGGTCGGCGACGGCACGCACTTCGTGGCCGGGATGCGCAGAGGGCTGCTGATCGCGGCGGTGCTGCTCGCGGGCGCCGCGCTGGCCACCGCGTGCGGCCTGCGCGGCGCGCGGGACGAGCCGGCCGGGGCGGAAGGCCGCAAGCTGGGAGGAGGCCGGGCGTGA
- a CDS encoding DUF488 domain-containing protein — protein sequence MASTSGFRVRRVYDPPEADDGTRVLVDRLWPRGLSKESAAVDEWPRAVTPSAGLRKWFHAHGDRYGEFSARYRAELAAPDPAGALDRLRGLASSRPVTLLTAVRDPDHSHVSVLLEALRGDSAP from the coding sequence ATGGCGTCCACCAGCGGGTTCCGGGTGCGCCGGGTCTACGACCCGCCCGAAGCCGACGACGGGACCCGGGTGCTGGTCGACCGGCTCTGGCCGCGCGGCCTGTCGAAGGAGTCCGCCGCGGTCGACGAGTGGCCCCGGGCCGTGACGCCGTCGGCTGGGCTGCGGAAGTGGTTCCACGCCCACGGCGACCGGTACGGCGAGTTCTCCGCGCGCTACCGCGCGGAACTGGCCGCACCGGACCCGGCCGGCGCCCTCGACCGCCTGCGCGGGCTCGCCTCCTCCCGGCCGGTCACCCTGCTGACCGCGGTCAGGGACCCCGACCACAGCCACGTTTCCGTGCTCCTGGAGGCTCTGCGCGGCGACTCCGCGCCGTGA